Below is a window of Patescibacteria group bacterium DNA.
TCGAGCGTTTTAAAGTACTCAATTTCAGCACTTACCGCCTGTATCTTTTCCAAAATTTCAGGCTGTCCAATTCTTTTTAATGTGTCCATTAGAAAACCACCTCAACCTTTCCGGCAAAGTAGTATTTTTTACTGTTTGAAATTGTCGTTTTTATGTCTGAAAATTTAACAAGCGCACCCTCGGCCACATTTTCGGGCGTTGTTTCTCTGTCTGTGTCTATGTAGCGGATTGCAAGTTCGTTTTCCTCGACCAAATAATTAAAGTGTTTCGGTATAAACTTGTTATCCTGCTTTTTTATTATCTTTACCACTATTTCAGTATTGCCCTGAGTTGCAGGAGCCTTGGGCTGTTCTTTTTTCGGCTCTACTGTCGTTGCTGTTGCCGGGGCTGTCTGTACCGTCTTAGGCGTTTCTGCCTTGCCTTCTGATTCCATGTCCTCTATGTCCTGCGTGAATTTATCACTTGCCCCAGTTGCTATCAGCGTTACTGCCGTTAACGCCCTTTTTTCTGCCATTTTCCGGCATGTATTATACGTGTCTGCTATATTTTCGTTCTCTTTGCTGTACCTGTAACGATATTTCTTTTCCATTGTTGCGCATGAACCGGAAGCCTGTCCCACTTTTTCGCCGAAGTAGTAAAGCCGTGCTTTTGAATTGTATTCCCTGTGTCCGTTCTCAAGGTTTACAACTTCCGTGTCAATGTCGAATGTAAGTTTGAAAAGTTTTATTAGCATTTCAGTTCCAGGCTTAAGCAGGGCCGGGCGTTCGCCACATCCCGGAACGACCCCAAAATGTACGCCCTCTTTAAGTACCGATTTTAACATATCGTCCATTGCTTCCTTCTGTTCCTTTATTTTTGATATTTCCTGCCTGTAATTAACCGCCGGAGCGGTTGTTGGTTTCCTGACAGCAACCGCTTCCATTTCTTCTATTTCTTTTCTGCTCCGCTCCAACGCCTGCGTAAAATTTTTTTCACCTTCTAAATTTTCCATTCTTTTCTCCTTTTATTTTATTATTTTACGTTAGCTAAAAGCTCTAACCCAAAATTTACTATCTTTTCTTTTGTCCCTTTTACGGCTGCGGCGTCTGCGGCGTATGCGGCTGCGGATTTGGCGGATGCGGCGTCTGCGGCGGCTACGGCGGCTACGGCGGCGGCTACGGCGTATGCTGCGGCTGCGGATTTGGCGGATGCTGCGGATTTGGCGGATGCGGCGTATGCTGCGGCTGCGGCGTCTGCGGCGGATGCGGCGGATGCGGCGGCGTCTACGTTTTTTTCTGTTGGACTTTCCAGATATTTTTCTGCCGCTTCAATTGCCTTTCTTGGCCTTTTATCTTCCGGATATTTTGCCTCAAAAATAGGCAACACCAGTTTTGCCGCAAAAATTGCATATCTACGTTTGTCGTCGATAGGTATCGCCCTGGACAGCAACCAGTTAGCATGGCTGTAATTTTCTTCGGCCATTAATGCTTTTGCCGTTTCTTCTACCGTGTCTTTTCCATTTTTGTTGTACCACTCCATGCCTTTGCTGCATGCGTTCCAATTTATCAAAT
It encodes the following:
- a CDS encoding Imm5 family immunity protein; its protein translation is MKLTKEDLINWNACSKGMEWYNKNGKDTVEETAKALMAEENYSHANWLLSRAIPIDDKRRYAIFAAKLVLPIFEAKYPEDKRPRKAIEAAEKYLESPTEKNVDAAASAASAADAAAAAYAASAKSAASAKSAAAAYAVAAAVAAVAAADAASAKSAAAYAADAAAVKGTKEKIVNFGLELLANVK